Proteins found in one Streptomyces sp. CB09001 genomic segment:
- a CDS encoding amidohydrolase family protein, giving the protein MDVDALTAIDVHTHAEISRTGHGALSPELFGASEEYFKAHGHRQPSIDEMAAYYRERHMAAVVFTVDAEHATGHPRIANGEVAENCAAHADVLVPFASVDPHKGRAGVREARRLVEEYGVRGFKFHPSIQAFAPNDRMAYPLYEVIEELGVPALFHTGQTGIGAGVPGGGGIRLKYSNPMLVDDVAVDFPELRIILAHPSFPWQDEALAVATHKPYVHIDLSGWSPKYFPPQLVRYANTLLKDKVLFGSDYPVITPDRWLADFERLDIKPEVRPRILKDNAARLLGLVKD; this is encoded by the coding sequence ATCGATGTCGACGCCCTGACCGCCATCGACGTCCACACCCACGCGGAGATCTCCCGCACCGGTCACGGCGCCCTGAGTCCCGAGCTCTTCGGGGCCTCCGAGGAGTACTTCAAGGCGCACGGCCACCGGCAGCCGTCCATCGACGAGATGGCCGCGTACTACCGGGAACGGCACATGGCCGCCGTGGTGTTCACCGTGGACGCCGAACACGCCACCGGCCATCCGCGCATCGCCAACGGGGAGGTCGCCGAGAACTGCGCCGCCCACGCCGACGTGCTCGTCCCGTTCGCCAGTGTCGACCCGCACAAGGGCCGCGCGGGCGTACGCGAGGCACGCCGCCTGGTCGAGGAGTACGGGGTACGCGGCTTCAAGTTCCACCCCAGCATCCAGGCGTTCGCCCCGAACGACCGGATGGCCTACCCGCTCTACGAGGTCATCGAGGAACTCGGTGTGCCCGCACTGTTCCACACCGGGCAGACCGGGATCGGCGCCGGAGTGCCCGGGGGCGGCGGCATCCGGCTGAAGTACTCCAACCCCATGCTCGTCGACGACGTGGCCGTGGACTTCCCCGAACTGCGGATCATCCTGGCGCACCCGTCCTTCCCCTGGCAGGACGAGGCCCTCGCCGTCGCCACGCACAAGCCCTACGTCCACATCGACCTGTCGGGCTGGTCCCCGAAGTACTTCCCTCCGCAGCTGGTGCGGTACGCCAACACGCTGCTCAAGGACAAGGTGCTGTTCGGCTCCGACTACCCGGTCATCACCCCGGACCGCTGGCTGGCCGACTTCGAGAGGCTCGACATCAAACCCGAGGTCCGGCCCAGGATCCTCAAGGACAACGCCGCCCGCCTGCTCGGCCTGGTCAAGGACTGA
- a CDS encoding SDR family NAD(P)-dependent oxidoreductase, producing MDLQGKVAVVTGSGRGLGLAYARALAAAGAAVVVNDVDAEVVDEAVGAITAAGGRATGVVAAVGDGEAAEQLTEAAVREFGRLDVLVTNAGILRDRVLWKMTDDDFDSVVKVHLRGTFTCARAAAVRMREQGEGGRLILISSPAGQRGNFGQTNYAAAKAGIVAMARTWALELARAGITVNAVVPVAATEMTKTIPAFAPVIEEAERTGAPLPDWLRKDEGLGTVEDVAGLITFLASDTAKDVTGQAIGIGGDRLALWAHPKEAAVAFADGGWSADAIGERWHDGVGAAPETFGIPAPKAPEA from the coding sequence ATGGATCTGCAGGGCAAGGTCGCCGTCGTCACCGGGAGCGGACGCGGACTGGGACTCGCCTACGCCCGGGCCCTGGCCGCCGCGGGCGCCGCCGTCGTGGTCAACGACGTCGACGCCGAGGTGGTCGACGAGGCGGTCGGCGCCATCACCGCGGCCGGCGGCAGGGCCACCGGCGTCGTGGCCGCCGTGGGCGACGGCGAGGCCGCCGAACAGCTCACCGAGGCGGCGGTGCGCGAGTTCGGCCGGCTGGACGTCCTCGTCACCAACGCCGGCATCCTCCGCGACCGGGTGCTGTGGAAGATGACGGACGACGACTTCGACTCCGTGGTCAAGGTCCACCTGCGCGGCACCTTCACCTGCGCCCGGGCCGCGGCGGTGCGGATGCGCGAGCAGGGTGAGGGCGGACGGCTGATCCTGATCTCCTCCCCCGCCGGCCAGCGCGGCAACTTCGGCCAGACCAACTACGCCGCCGCCAAGGCCGGCATCGTGGCGATGGCCCGGACCTGGGCACTCGAGCTGGCCCGGGCGGGCATCACCGTCAACGCGGTCGTCCCCGTCGCCGCCACCGAGATGACCAAGACCATCCCGGCCTTCGCCCCGGTCATCGAGGAGGCCGAGCGCACCGGCGCGCCCCTGCCGGACTGGCTGCGCAAGGACGAGGGACTGGGCACCGTCGAGGACGTGGCCGGTCTGATCACCTTCCTCGCCTCGGACACCGCCAAGGACGTCACCGGGCAGGCCATCGGCATCGGCGGCGACCGGCTGGCCCTGTGGGCCCACCCCAAGGAGGCGGCGGTCGCCTTCGCCGACGGCGGCTGGAGCGCCGACGCGATCGGCGAGCGCTGGCACGACGGCGTCGGCGCCGCCCCCGAGACGTTCGGCATCCCCGCTCCCAAGGCACCGGAGGCCTGA
- a CDS encoding MarR family transcriptional regulator, translating to MTRTRTPDRPAEEAGSETGAGPSLLYLLKRTELVVRARLEDVLKPAGVTALQYTALTVLERHDGISAAQLARDSFVTAQSMADMVRALENRGLVRREPNPSNRREKVILLADAGRRLLADYAEPARLLERRMVAELGPADVQRFRDALKSAHRALS from the coding sequence ATGACGCGCACGCGAACGCCGGACCGGCCCGCGGAGGAGGCCGGATCCGAGACCGGAGCGGGGCCGTCGCTGCTCTACCTGCTCAAGCGGACCGAGCTCGTGGTCCGCGCGCGCCTGGAGGACGTGCTCAAGCCCGCCGGTGTCACCGCGCTGCAGTACACGGCGCTGACCGTGCTGGAACGCCACGACGGCATCTCCGCCGCGCAGTTGGCCCGCGACTCGTTCGTGACGGCGCAGTCCATGGCGGACATGGTGCGCGCGCTGGAGAACCGGGGTCTGGTGCGACGCGAGCCGAACCCGTCGAACCGGCGGGAGAAGGTGATCCTGCTCGCGGACGCCGGACGACGGCTGCTCGCGGACTACGCCGAACCGGCCCGGCTCCTGGAGCGGCGCATGGTGGCGGAGCTCGGCCCCGCCGACGTCCAGCGCTTCCGTGACGCCCTGAAGAGCGCGCACCGCGCGCTGTCCTGA
- a CDS encoding PaaX family transcriptional regulator C-terminal domain-containing protein has product MGKDLPKAELPRAQNGAEPQLLLTSLLGDFWYWRDEHIPATALVRLLADFDVTSDGARAAMRRLATRGLLDTSRSGRTTAYGIPARTSEVIVERTHRMLTFGTTAPEWDGQWTVVAFSVPEQARGLRTALRSRLRLLRFAALYDGVWVSPHDLGADAQALLRELGIETATVLRCAAVPGTRRGDPVSAFDLTSLSKEYRAFTERYEPVLQSLAAGLISPAEALRTRTELRVAWRRFPETDPDLPAELLPSDWDRPRAQQVFLEIYDRLGPLAELRFRQILGTVSPALAELVSHHDSAAIADLYASLGDRRAHGDTPFEQAAAARRLDEVTHSKS; this is encoded by the coding sequence ATGGGGAAGGACCTGCCGAAGGCCGAGCTGCCCCGGGCTCAGAACGGGGCGGAGCCCCAGCTCCTGCTGACGTCCCTGCTGGGCGACTTCTGGTACTGGCGCGACGAACACATCCCCGCCACAGCCCTGGTGAGACTGCTCGCCGACTTCGACGTGACGTCCGACGGCGCCAGAGCCGCGATGCGCCGGCTGGCGACCCGCGGGCTCCTGGACACCTCCCGCAGCGGACGCACCACGGCGTACGGGATCCCGGCGCGCACCTCCGAGGTGATCGTCGAACGCACGCACCGGATGCTGACCTTCGGCACGACCGCGCCCGAGTGGGACGGACAGTGGACGGTCGTCGCGTTTTCCGTCCCCGAGCAGGCCCGCGGTCTTCGCACCGCGCTCCGCTCCCGGCTGCGGCTGCTGCGGTTCGCCGCGCTGTACGACGGCGTATGGGTGTCACCCCACGACCTCGGCGCCGACGCGCAGGCACTGCTGCGGGAACTCGGCATCGAGACGGCGACCGTACTGCGCTGCGCGGCGGTGCCCGGCACTCGCCGGGGCGACCCGGTCTCGGCGTTCGACCTGACGTCGCTGAGCAAGGAGTACCGCGCCTTCACCGAACGCTACGAGCCGGTGCTGCAAAGCCTCGCGGCGGGCCTGATCAGTCCGGCCGAGGCACTGCGCACCCGCACCGAACTCCGGGTGGCCTGGCGGCGGTTCCCCGAGACCGACCCGGACCTGCCGGCCGAGCTGCTGCCGTCCGACTGGGACCGGCCGCGTGCCCAGCAGGTCTTCCTGGAGATCTACGACCGCCTGGGCCCCCTGGCCGAGCTGCGGTTCCGGCAGATCCTCGGCACGGTCTCACCCGCTCTGGCAGAACTGGTCTCCCATCACGACTCCGCGGCCATAGCCGACCTGTACGCCTCACTGGGCGACCGCAGGGCGCACGGGGACACCCCGTTCGAGCAGGCGGCGGCGGCCCGGCGGCTGGACGAGGTGACGCACTCGAAGTCCTGA
- a CDS encoding transporter substrate-binding domain-containing protein, which produces MALAGCAADEEDGVSKPSIPEVTALHDALPQSVRDSGVLRFAGDSHPPFRSVGADGSVTGIDQDLQEALGQVLGVRTEIKIVNNLPAALQGMLSGRYNGFNGPVQATVERERQFDTITWMTSRTSYVVPRTGKTRISSAADLCGKQVAVVKSSVVESQLAKLSAYCTDQGKQATRSIGLDDTNATLLAAQSGRADAAGMTQAAAIDVTGSQSEKYDYVTQTEEQGATTDNLALLVPKESKLGPVIQKAFQKLVDDGEYRRVMEHWGLKDVMVDKPVLNIASKES; this is translated from the coding sequence GTGGCACTCGCCGGCTGCGCCGCGGACGAGGAGGACGGCGTCTCCAAGCCCTCCATTCCCGAGGTGACCGCGCTCCACGACGCACTGCCGCAGTCGGTCAGGGACTCGGGTGTCCTGCGGTTCGCGGGTGACTCGCACCCGCCCTTCCGCTCGGTGGGCGCCGACGGCTCCGTGACGGGCATCGACCAGGACCTGCAGGAAGCACTCGGGCAGGTACTCGGAGTACGCACCGAGATCAAGATCGTGAACAACCTCCCCGCCGCGCTCCAGGGCATGCTCAGCGGACGCTACAACGGCTTCAACGGGCCCGTGCAGGCCACCGTCGAACGCGAGCGCCAGTTCGACACCATCACCTGGATGACCAGCCGCACCTCCTACGTCGTGCCCAGGACCGGCAAGACCCGGATCTCCTCCGCCGCCGACCTGTGCGGAAAGCAGGTCGCCGTGGTGAAGTCGAGCGTCGTCGAGAGTCAGCTGGCCAAGCTGTCCGCGTACTGCACCGACCAGGGCAAGCAGGCCACCAGGTCGATCGGACTCGACGACACCAACGCCACCCTCCTCGCCGCCCAGTCCGGCCGCGCCGACGCCGCCGGGATGACCCAGGCCGCCGCCATCGACGTCACCGGGTCCCAGTCGGAGAAGTACGACTACGTCACCCAGACCGAGGAGCAGGGCGCCACCACCGACAACCTCGCCCTCCTCGTGCCCAAGGAGAGCAAGCTCGGCCCGGTGATCCAGAAGGCCTTCCAGAAGCTCGTCGACGACGGTGAGTACCGACGCGTCATGGAGCACTGGGGACTGAAGGACGTGATGGTCGACAAACCCGTCCTCAACATCGCCAGCAAAGAGAGCTGA
- a CDS encoding amino acid ABC transporter permease produces the protein MAGPIPLTESRIPTDPKTDDVALSRRRVRPWRVVAGAVLALVAVLLVHFLVTNPRLEWGVVAEYLFEPSVLSGLGTTVWLAVAATVVGAVVGAVLAAAQMSQFPPVRWAATLYIGVFRGIPPLVQLIFWFNLAYLLPRISLGIPFGPEFASWDANEVITPVTAAVIGLSLVESAYMAEIIRGGLLGVEQGQRDAARAMGFTPVQTFFRVVIPQAMRVIIPPAGSQFISVLKGTALVSVIAMSDLLHSVQVVYNRTYEIVPMLIVACLWYLAVVTLFTVGQRWLERHFSRGHTAGGPTRRPKKTTDGASA, from the coding sequence GTGGCCGGACCCATCCCACTGACGGAGAGCAGGATCCCCACCGACCCGAAGACCGACGACGTCGCCCTGTCCAGGCGGCGCGTGCGGCCCTGGCGGGTGGTGGCCGGCGCGGTACTCGCGCTCGTCGCCGTGCTCCTCGTCCACTTCCTGGTGACCAATCCGCGCCTGGAGTGGGGCGTCGTCGCGGAGTACCTCTTCGAACCCTCGGTGCTCTCCGGGCTCGGCACCACGGTGTGGCTCGCCGTCGCGGCCACCGTCGTCGGCGCCGTCGTCGGCGCGGTGCTCGCCGCGGCGCAGATGTCCCAGTTTCCGCCGGTCCGTTGGGCGGCCACGCTCTACATCGGCGTGTTCCGCGGCATCCCGCCCCTGGTGCAGCTCATCTTCTGGTTCAACCTCGCCTACCTCCTGCCGCGCATCTCCCTCGGCATCCCCTTCGGCCCGGAGTTCGCCTCCTGGGACGCCAACGAGGTGATCACGCCGGTCACGGCCGCCGTCATCGGCCTGTCGCTGGTCGAGTCCGCGTACATGGCGGAGATCATCCGCGGTGGACTGCTGGGCGTGGAGCAGGGACAGCGCGACGCGGCCCGGGCGATGGGCTTCACCCCTGTCCAGACCTTCTTCCGGGTGGTGATCCCGCAGGCGATGCGCGTGATCATCCCGCCGGCCGGCAGCCAGTTCATCAGCGTGCTCAAGGGGACGGCGCTGGTCTCGGTGATCGCCATGTCCGACCTGCTGCACTCGGTCCAGGTCGTCTACAACCGCACCTACGAGATCGTCCCCATGCTCATCGTGGCCTGTCTCTGGTACCTCGCCGTGGTCACCCTGTTCACCGTCGGACAGCGCTGGCTGGAACGGCACTTCTCCAGGGGCCACACCGCCGGCGGCCCGACCCGCCGCCCGAAGAAGACCACAGACGGAGCGTCCGCATGA
- a CDS encoding amino acid ABC transporter ATP-binding protein, protein MTTGPALRVRGIRKNFGDHAALDGVDLDVADGEVVTIIGPSGSGKSTLIRCVHQLETIDSGAIYLDGELLGHEHHRGALRPLNARRVAAQRGRMSMVFQQFHLIPHFTVLRNITEAPVRVHGRSREEAEAEGRDLLARVGLADRAAHYPRQLSGGQQQRVAIARAVAARPRVMLFDEPTSALDPELVDEVLAVMRKLATEGMTMVVVTHEIAFAREVADRCVFMEAGRIVESGTPDEMLTNPRTARLRSFLARHRDSNDSPQEPVS, encoded by the coding sequence ATGACCACTGGACCCGCCCTGCGCGTGCGGGGCATACGCAAGAACTTCGGCGACCACGCCGCCCTCGACGGAGTCGACCTCGACGTCGCCGACGGAGAGGTCGTCACGATCATCGGGCCCTCCGGCTCCGGCAAGTCCACCCTCATCCGGTGCGTGCACCAGCTGGAGACCATCGACTCCGGCGCGATCTACCTGGACGGCGAACTGCTCGGCCACGAACACCACCGCGGCGCCCTGCGCCCCCTCAACGCCCGCCGGGTCGCCGCCCAGCGCGGCCGGATGAGCATGGTCTTCCAGCAGTTCCACCTCATCCCGCACTTCACCGTGCTCCGCAACATCACCGAGGCCCCGGTCCGCGTCCACGGCAGGTCCCGCGAGGAGGCCGAGGCCGAGGGACGCGATCTGCTCGCACGCGTCGGGCTCGCCGACCGCGCCGCCCACTACCCGCGTCAGCTCTCCGGAGGCCAGCAGCAGCGGGTGGCGATCGCGCGGGCCGTCGCGGCCCGGCCGCGCGTGATGCTCTTCGACGAACCCACCAGCGCCCTCGATCCCGAACTCGTCGACGAAGTACTCGCCGTCATGCGGAAGCTGGCCACCGAGGGCATGACGATGGTCGTGGTGACCCACGAGATCGCCTTCGCCCGCGAGGTCGCCGACCGCTGCGTCTTCATGGAGGCGGGCCGCATCGTCGAGAGCGGAACGCCCGACGAGATGCTCACCAACCCCCGTACCGCGCGCCTGCGTTCGTTCCTCGCCCGGCACCGCGACAGCAACGACTCACCTCAGGAGCCCGTCTCGTGA